The Prunus persica cultivar Lovell chromosome G7, Prunus_persica_NCBIv2, whole genome shotgun sequence genome has a segment encoding these proteins:
- the LOC18771856 gene encoding omega-hydroxypalmitate O-feruloyl transferase encodes MAPPWVQELHFPHLHIPITIDRMVPVMPSGPAPTAPGQSLYLSNLDDVVGARVFTPTVYFYASDNWRPVMKTLRDALASVLVPYYPLSGRLRETNNGKLEVFFGQDQGALMVEAHSEMSLSDLGDLKVPNPAWSPLIFRFPNEEPYKVLDMPLVIAQVTLFSCGGFSLGLRICHCIVDGLGAMQFLSSWAATAKAGTLITNPKPCWDRDFFRPRDPPLVKFPHIEFMRIEDGSSLTMSLWQTKAVQKCYRISREFQAWLKTLAQSEDDMSNITCSTFDAMAAHIWRSWVKALDVKPLNYELRLTFSVNARQKLKIPPLKEGFYGNVVCLACVISTVRKLVYGRLPDTARLVREARLGISEEYLRSTVDYVEVDRPRRLEFGGKLTITQWTRFSIYDSADFGWGRPMYAGPIDLTPTPQVCVFLPEAEADPSGTMLVCICLPESATKSFTDLLSLAENGEQSAS; translated from the coding sequence ATGGCTCCTCCGTGGGTTCAAGAGCTCCATTTCCCTCACCTCCACATCCCCATTACCATTGATCGTATGGTCCCAGTCATGCCCTCAGGGCCTGCTCCCACCGCTCCGGGCCAAAGTCTTTACCTTTCGAACCTCGATGATGTGGTTGGAGCCCGTGTTTTCACTCCCACAGTATACTTTTATGCCTCAGATAACTGGAGACCGGTTATGAAAACACTCCGTGATGCTCTTGCTAGTGTGTTGGTTCCTTATTACCCTTTATCGGGTAGGCTGAGAGAGACCAACAATGGAAAGCTAGAGGTGTTTTTCGGGCAAGACCAAGGAGCTCTCATGGTGGAGGCTCACTCTGAAATGTCCTTGTCCGATCTCGGAGACCTCAAAGTGCCAAACCCAGCATGGTCACCGTTGATTTTTAGGTTCCCAAATGAAGAGCCATACAAAGTGCTCGACATGCCATTGGTGATAGCTCAGGTGACCCTTTTCAGCTGCGGTGGGTTTAGCCTCGGCCTGAGAATCTGCCACTGCATTGTTGATGGGCTTGGTGCTATGCAATTTCTCAGCTCATGGGCTGCCACAGCCAAAGCAGGTACACTGATCACAAACCCTAAGCCATGCTGGGACAGGGACTTTTTCAGGCCTCGCGATCCACCGCTGGTGAAATTCCCACATATTGAGTTCATGAGAATCGAGGACGGGTCAAGCCTAACAATGAGCCTCTGGCAAACCAAAGCTGTTCAAAAATGCTACAGAATAAGCCGCGAGTTCCAGGCCTGGTTGAAAACTTTGGCTCAATCAGAAGATGATATGTCCAATATTACATGCAGCACATTTGATGCGATGGCTGCTCATATATGGAGATCATGGGTGAAAGCACTTGATGTAAAACCATTGAACTACGAGCTCAGGCTAACCTTCTCAGTCAATGCCCGCCAGAAGCTCAAAATCCCGCCATTGAAAGAAGGTTTTTATGGGAATGTGGTGTGCTTGGCTTGTGTCATAAGCACTGTGAGAAAGCTTGTGTATGGAAGGTTGCCGGACACGGCGCGGTTGGTTCGTGAAGCCCGGCTTGGCATCTCGGAAGAGTATCTGAGGTCTACGGTGGATTATGTTGAAGTGGACAGGCCAAGGAGGCTGGAGTTTGGAGGCAAATTGACAATAACTCAATGGACTAGATTTTCAATATATGATTCTGCAGATTTTGGATGGGGCAGGCCAATGTATGCTGGCCCTATAGATCTCACTCCCACACCGcaagtttgtgtttttctgcCGGAAGCGGAGGCTGATCCTAGTGGGACAATGCTTGTGTGTATTTGCTTGCCGGAATCTGCCACAAAAAGCTTCACGGACCTTTTGTCTCTTGCAGAGAACGGTGAACAAAGTGCTAGCTAA
- the LOC109950283 gene encoding polyadenylate-binding protein-interacting protein 6-like gives MNSTMSSLNPHAASYIPLNKKEEEANHETALFNSPSEGHNGTAQFYFEGGDASSDFSIHDIEALVIDNGLEKSGLQQKISNQAEVQYIDEDSEIHLAYLSFMFPNISEHCLAHVHSANDDDLEASINMLYDLECFPVAASKSLPVSSDTTGDDDASELEVTEREK, from the exons atgaattCAACCATGTCATCTTTGAATCCCCATGCAGCATCATACATACCACTgaacaagaaagaagaggaggcTAACCATGAAACTGCTCTGTTCAATTCTCCTTCTGAAGGCCACAACGGGACGGCACAGTTCTATTTCGAAGGCGGTGATGCTTCTTCTGACTTTAGCATCCATGACATTGAGGCTCTTGTCATTGACAATGGTCTGGAAAAGAGTGGTTTACAGCAGAAGATCAGCAACCAGGCTGAAGTGCAGTACATAGATGAAGATTCTGAGATACATCTGGCTTATCTGTCATTCATGTTTCCAAACATATCAGAACATTGCCTTGCTCATGTTCACTCTGCTAATGATGATGACTTGGAAGCCTCGATCAACATGCTGTATGACCTGGAG TGCTTCCCTGTTGCTGCTTCTAAATCTCTTCCAGTCAGCTCGGATACTACCGGTGATGATGATGCATCAGAACTTGAAGTTACGGAAAGAGaaaagtag